A portion of the Corticium candelabrum chromosome 5, ooCorCand1.1, whole genome shotgun sequence genome contains these proteins:
- the LOC134179318 gene encoding golgin subfamily A member 5-like: protein MASWFTGLAGKAEALLERVDQTAADTLKTPRKETSNKVTRAVKSSNRTFSLEGAGTGLSGVSSTIQSTLPRVASEGFLNRDSREGRGERKSPLQTANLAASLTRPKSSQQLQNVAVTDEQLFEFLNAPGDSRQTRKSSLDSTILVDSRETLNPVKLELTSMEVSVDSNREDIVDGPPGGQTQASTSMTSSVEQGLREQVSNLELENRLLKREVTSLNQELTNVADRARQAEKTMTDLRKQLDSNRQTSYRSDNLVRELQGRHDDLVETLAARDSQIAVLRVKLQEADEKSDSNLQKIESLKVQNERVLQDHSDSHGVQHQVLEELRQKLEEAENGLKGERAALFAAQTQNVQQQTQMESERRQLTDSLREAQQKLTEERRRVNEHSQAIKNARTDADSSRKELSEYKQKAQRILQSKDQLINELKSGSSSNDASVSSVAIVAEVEQVKKERDLLSEEARACQLQLDHVRMELQDAEQQHQLEMDEKSERVTELEELLDAERRQREVTEQESARRLQEVEYTQTEVFREKTVLRSQLQERDTEIHKLRSQLTTRATVSVSQSELESRIHSLTENLIQKQTVIEALTSEKMSLSMQLERTQHDLTKAQAEMKPINGPTVLQGFVEDSGTAKMRPMSSILSSDVVTSDQETKFRQGVRKAANTVDRFSIRFGRFLRVYPSARVFLLVYMLVLHLWVLFILLTYSPEIHQMTI, encoded by the exons ATGGCCAGCTGGTTTACTGGGTTGGCTGGAAAGGCGGAAGCTTTGTTGGAACGTGTCGATCAAACAGCAGCAGACACGCTTAAGACTCCAAGAAAAGAAACGTCGAATAAAGTGACGAGAGCGGTAAAGAGTAGCAACAGAACGTTTTCTCTGGAAGGGGCGGGGACTGGCTTATCCGGGGTTTCTTCTACTATTCAGTCAACATTACCGCGGGTGGCAAGTGAAGGCTTTTTGAACAGAGACTCGCGGGAGGGACGAGGGGAACGAAAATCGCCGTTACAGACGGCAAACTTAGCAGCATCACTAACCAGACCAAAGTCATCTCAACAGCTACAGAACGTGGCTGTAACTGATGAGCAACTGTTTGAGTTTTTGAATGCTCCTGGAGATTCAAGACAAACACGAAAGTCTTCACTGGATTCTACAATCTTAGTTGATAGTAGAGAGACACTAAATCCTGTGAAATTGGAATTGACATCAATGGAAGTATCTGTTGATTCCAATAGGGAAGATATCGTAGATGGTCCACcaggtggacaaacacaagcatcaacatcaatgaCATCAAGTGTTGAGCAGGGATTAAGAGAGCAGGTATCAAATTTGGAATTGGAGAACAGATTGTTGAAAAGAGAAGTCACTTCGTTGAATCAGGAGCTGACAAATGTCGCTGATCGAGCGAGACAAGCAGAAAAGACAATGACGGATTTGAGGAAGCAACTTGAttcaaatagacaaacatccTATCGAAGTGACAATCTAGTAAGAGAATTACAAGGTCGTCATGATGATCTTGTTGAAACATTGGCTGCACGAGATTCACAGATTGCTGTTTTAAGAGTGAAGCTTCAAGAAGCTGATGAAAAGTCAGATTCAAATCTTCAGAAGATTGAGTCTCTAAAGGTACAGAATGAGCGAGTCTTACAAGATCACTCTGATTCTCATGGAGTACAGCATCAGGTTCTAGAGGAACTGAGACAGAAACTGGAAGAGGCAGAGAACGGCTTGAAGGGGGAACGTGCCGCTTTGTTTGCTGCTCAGACTCAAAATGTCCAACAACAAACTCAGATGGAAAGTGAACGACGACAGTTGACTGATAGTCTCAGAGAAGCACAGCAGAAGCTAACTGAAGAGAGACGTCGTGTTAACGAGCACAGTCAAGCTATAAAGAATGCTCGTACTGATGCTGATTCTTCAAGAAAGGAGTTGAGTGAATATAAACAAAAAGCACAGCGAATATTACAGTCTAAAGATCAACTTATCAATGAACTGAAAAGTGGATCCAGCAGCAACGATGCAAGTGTATCATCAGTAGCAATAGTGGCAGAAGTAGAGCAGGTAAAGAAAGAGAGAGATCTGTTGAGTGAGGAAGCACGAGCTTGTCAGTTGCAGTTAGATCATGTTAGGATGGAACTACAGGACGCTGAACAGCAGCATCAGCTTGAAATGGATGAGAAAAGTGAGAGGGTGACAGAGCTTGAGGAGCTGTTGGATGCCGAGAGAAGGCAAAGGGAAGTGACAGAACAGGAGTCTGCACGTAGACTACAGGAAGTAgaatacacacagacagaggtGTTCAGAGAGAAAACAGTATTACGTAGTCAGCTCCAGGAACGAGACACTGAAATACACAAACTAAGGAGTCAG TTGACAACTCGTGCTACGGTGTCTGTGAGTCAGTCAGAGTTGGAGTCTAGGATCCACTCTCTGACAGAGAATCTCATACAGAAGCAGACAGTGATTGAAGCTCTGACATCAGAGAAGATGTCACTCTCAATGCAACTGGAGAGAACGCAA CATGATTTGACAAAAGCGCAAGCTGAAATGAAGCCTATAAATGGACCAACAGTCCTACAGGGATTTGTTGAAGACAGTGGCA CTGCAAAAATGCGACCGATGTCATCTATTCTATCATCTGATGTGGTCACTTCAGACCAAGAGACCAAGTTTAGACAAGGAGTTCGAAAAGCTGCCAATACAGTCGATCGCTTTAG CATCCGGTTTGGCCGTTTTCTTCGAGTGTACCCAAGTGCCAGGGTATTTCTCCTGGTCTACATG CTGGTGCTTCACCTGTGGGTGCTGTTCATTCTATTGACGTACAGTCCAGAAATACATCAAATGACAATATAA
- the LOC134179317 gene encoding uncharacterized protein LOC134179317 isoform X1 encodes MSISTAGLAFVAVILVLLARQSVETSGFAVQARANEHSLQQLTVENQSWTDGEFSSSESSTVSPDDHHQSWFAHGIGYHSNNHHSCYVTAAIVIGCAVALIVVSLFVYKKVKKWRCRTSQARHGARALRCCSNSPYSYARANMSDSDGADNSHDSSSAERRRAPSKQQIVSNLENYRALSFAVNEKHEKCEDRIESWTFASLMYSLEPHGCDGPFFLQVPLMVNLVRDSEGKLLTKLSVWHSASSEGAACSWHYMTDVQVQIGEDDKFVDIELPHLCLICVVAEGRVTVNLIVLPFFTVQQDCNLIVLNLFFERMPETEQEFDRLIERHRLVVEKDAVLARPLWSLTVQSLVQVKCTVPDHLGHCTILSKGSMSLCETLTDKQLMGLIYGGCEPKPRVCGPQVQFVFELAEPVGRGRPLCLRLTYCDCENMMIGNHIIVFNTQVQFPTSGEMPLCASCGVSPSLVKPTGLPVSSASAICKSHVHVAQRGTHLCCALAAIDIPDIITGIGVWERLAQNWHLTSLDIFKIRRRARTLLLNEEEVFFIVLITQFPDVTIEELVAVAYSVQLEGIAEHIKRNAIQEGQFDVDLCNQLQSEAKCVRKEGLSSGTCCRRAFRVDASCSADRCYGSTVGPLPPTVSDEIERPSDFRPQAVDHRLSQCIDLPTTNVISHLHGNDVSLGSVQEPKAGKRKTREHPSGSPPAQKTDQGSKGIVVPLKPTRRPRLPDPNRSHLSQSRLGDREPQTTRHPTSKAYLETQPSLTAGISLSHGGPLFITPCTSVDEQGGIEMTPLHHGEAGDQATDGQMLCADAFGNVGHCSTSRIDTDHQSEGNDCQQPSFSDEKGSNRITWVNLVHPRLSPGPPTIGGVHVQDDNSDSDGNRESLEEHQIQQPLLDSPLVRNNPNRMCGNEGELNVLNDATVVNPCLSVVVSSLTTDTDEEDLLSFNWNSNDCGPP; translated from the exons ATGTCGATCAGCACTGCTGGATTGGCGTTTGTGGCAGTCATTCTCGTGCTGCTGGCGAGACAATCTGTAGAGACATCCGGCTTTGCGGTGCAAGCTCGAGCCAACGAACATTCACTACAGCAACTGACAGTTGAGAACCAGTCTTGGACTGATGGAGAGTTCTCGTCATCAGAGAGCTCTACAGTTAGTCCTGATGATCATCATCAGTCATGGTTTGCTCACGGTATCGGCTATCATAGTAATAATCATCACTCATGCTATGTGACGGCTGCCATTGTAATTGGGTGTGCGGTAGCACTCattgttgtcagtttgtttgtatacaaGAAGGTGAAGAAATGGAGATGTAGGACTTCACAAGCCAGACATGGAGCTAGAGCTCTCCGCTGCTGTAGTAATTCTCCGTACAGCTACGCACGAGCGAATATGAGTGATTCTGATGGCGCTGATAATAGTCATGATTCCAGCTCTGCAGAGCGTCGTCGTGCACCAAGCAAACAACAGATAGTATCGAACTTGGAGAATTACAGAGCTTTGAGTTTTGCTGTTAATGAGAAGCATGAGAAATGTGAAGATAGGATAGAGAGCTGGACTTTTGCGTCTCTGATGTACTCACTCGAACCTCATGGATGTGATGGTCCGTTCTTCCTTCAAGTTCCGCTGATGGTCAATCTTGTGAGAGACAGTGAGGGCAAGCTGTTGACCAAGTTGAGTGTATGGCACAGTGCATCGTCTGAAGGTGCAGCTTGCTCATGGCATTACATGACAGATGTGCAAGTGCAGATTGGAGAAGATGATAAATTTGTAGATATAGAGTTGCCTCATCTCTGTTTGATATGTGTTGTGGCGGAGGGAAGGGTAACAGTAAACCTAATTGTGCTGCCTTTCTTCACAGTTCAACAGGATTGCAATTTGATTGTGTTGAATCTCTTTTTTGAAAGAATGCCTGAG ACAGAGCAGGAGTTTGACAGGCTTATTGAGCGTCACAGGTTGGTAGTGGAAAAGGATGCTGTTCTTGCTCGTCCTCTTTGGTCCCTGACTGTACAGTCACTTGTGCAAGTGAAGTGCACTGTTCCTGACCATCTAGGTCATTGTACAATTTTAAGCAAAGGAAGCATGTCTCTTTGTGAA ACTCTCACTGATAAACAATTGATGGGATTGATTTATGGTGGTTGTGAGCCCAAGCCAAGGGTTTGTGGTCCTCAAGttcaatttgtctttgaaCTTGCTGAACCAGTTGGGCGAGGACGTCCACTTTGTTTGCGTTTGACCTATTGTGACTGTGAGAACATGATGATTGGCAACCACATCATTGTGTTTAATACACAGGTTCAA TTTCCTACCAGTGGGGAAATGCCTTTATGTGCGTCTTGTGGTGTGTCTCCATCTCTTGTCAAACCTACAGGATTACCAGTTTCCTCAGCCTCAGCCATCTGCAAGTCTCATGTGCACGTTGCTCAAAGGGGAACTCACCTGTGTTGTGCATTAGCTGCAATAGACATACCTGATATCATAACTGGAATTGGTGTTTGGGAAAGGCTTGCACAAAACTGGCACTTGACAAGTCTTGACATCTTTAAGATTCGGCGACGTGCAAGGACTCTCTTGCTCAATGAGGAAGAAGTATTTTTCATAGTCCTCATCACTCAATTTCCTGATGTAACCATTGAAGAACTGGTAGCTGTAGCATACAGCGTACAATTAGAAGGTATTGCTGAGCATATCAAACGAAATGCAATACAGGAAGGACAATTTGATG TTGACTTATGCAATCAACTGCAAAGTGAAGCAAAGTGTGTAAGGAAAGAAGGACTGTCTAGTGGTACTTGCTGTCGAAGGGCATTCAGAGTTGATGCATCATGTTCAGCAGATAGATGTTATGGGTCTACAGTTGGTCCACTGCCTCCTACAGTCTCAGATGAGATTGAAAGGCCATCTGATTTTCGTCCACAAGCTGTGGATCACAGGCTGTCACAATGCATTGACCTACCAACCACCAATGTTATTTCACATTTACATGGCAATGATGTCTCTCTTGGCAGTGTGCAGGAGCCAAAGGctggaaaaagaaaaacacGTGAGCATCCTTCAGGAAGTCCACCAGCACAGAAAACAGACCAAGGTAGCAAGGGCATTGTCGTTCCCCTGAAACCAACTAGAAGACCCAGGCTACCTGATCCAAACAGAAGCCACCTTTCTCAATCACGTTTGGGAGACAGAGAACCACAAACTACAAGGCATCCTACTTCAAAGGCATACTTGGAAACACAACCTTCTCTGACGGCAGGCATCAGTCTATCTCATGGGGGCCCATTGTTCATAACTCCATGCACAAGTGTAGATGAACAAGGTGGCATTGAAATGACACCTCTACATCATGGAGAAGCTGGAGATCAAGCAACTGATGGTCAAATGCTTTGTGCTGACGCATTTGGTAATGTGGGCCATTGCTCTACTAGCCGAATTGACACCGATCACCAGTCAGAGGGCAACGATTGTCAACAGCCATCGTTCTCTGATGAAAAGGGAAGCAATAGAATCACTTGGGTGAATCTAGTGCATCCAAGGCTTTCACCAGGACCACCAACCATTGGAGGAGTTCACGTGCAAGACGACAACAGTGATAGTGATGGAAATAGGGAAAGTTTGGAGGAACACCAAATACAACAACCACTACTTGACAGTCCACTTGTTAGAAACAATCCGAATCGGATGTGTGGAAATGAGGGAGAATTAAATGTGCTGAATGATGCCACTGTTGTTAATCCGTGCTTGAGTGTGGTTGTTTCCTCATTGACTACTGACACTGACGAGGAGGACCTCTTGTCATTCAACTGGAATTCTAATGACTGTGGACCACCATGA
- the LOC134179317 gene encoding uncharacterized protein LOC134179317 isoform X2 has product MSISTAGLAFVAVILVLLARQSVETSGFAVQARANEHSLQQLTVENQSWTDGEFSSSESSTVSPDDHHQSWFAHGIGYHSNNHHSCYVTAAIVIGCAVALIVVSLFVYKKVKKWRCRTSQARHGARALRCCSNSPYSYARANMSDSDGADNSHDSSSAERRRAPSKQQIVSNLENYRALSFAVNEKHEKCEDRIESWTFASLMYSLEPHGCDGPFFLQVPLMVNLVRDSEGKLLTKLSVWHSASSEGAACSWHYMTDVQVQIGEDDKFVDIELPHLCLICVVAEGRVTVNLIVLPFFTVQQDCNLIVLNLFFERMPETEQEFDRLIERHRLVVEKDAVLARPLWSLTVQSLVQVKCTVPDHLGHCTILSKGSMSLCETLTDKQLMGLIYGGCEPKPRVCGPQVQFVFELAEPVGRGRPLCLRLTYCDCENMMIGNHIIVFNTQFPTSGEMPLCASCGVSPSLVKPTGLPVSSASAICKSHVHVAQRGTHLCCALAAIDIPDIITGIGVWERLAQNWHLTSLDIFKIRRRARTLLLNEEEVFFIVLITQFPDVTIEELVAVAYSVQLEGIAEHIKRNAIQEGQFDVDLCNQLQSEAKCVRKEGLSSGTCCRRAFRVDASCSADRCYGSTVGPLPPTVSDEIERPSDFRPQAVDHRLSQCIDLPTTNVISHLHGNDVSLGSVQEPKAGKRKTREHPSGSPPAQKTDQGSKGIVVPLKPTRRPRLPDPNRSHLSQSRLGDREPQTTRHPTSKAYLETQPSLTAGISLSHGGPLFITPCTSVDEQGGIEMTPLHHGEAGDQATDGQMLCADAFGNVGHCSTSRIDTDHQSEGNDCQQPSFSDEKGSNRITWVNLVHPRLSPGPPTIGGVHVQDDNSDSDGNRESLEEHQIQQPLLDSPLVRNNPNRMCGNEGELNVLNDATVVNPCLSVVVSSLTTDTDEEDLLSFNWNSNDCGPP; this is encoded by the exons ATGTCGATCAGCACTGCTGGATTGGCGTTTGTGGCAGTCATTCTCGTGCTGCTGGCGAGACAATCTGTAGAGACATCCGGCTTTGCGGTGCAAGCTCGAGCCAACGAACATTCACTACAGCAACTGACAGTTGAGAACCAGTCTTGGACTGATGGAGAGTTCTCGTCATCAGAGAGCTCTACAGTTAGTCCTGATGATCATCATCAGTCATGGTTTGCTCACGGTATCGGCTATCATAGTAATAATCATCACTCATGCTATGTGACGGCTGCCATTGTAATTGGGTGTGCGGTAGCACTCattgttgtcagtttgtttgtatacaaGAAGGTGAAGAAATGGAGATGTAGGACTTCACAAGCCAGACATGGAGCTAGAGCTCTCCGCTGCTGTAGTAATTCTCCGTACAGCTACGCACGAGCGAATATGAGTGATTCTGATGGCGCTGATAATAGTCATGATTCCAGCTCTGCAGAGCGTCGTCGTGCACCAAGCAAACAACAGATAGTATCGAACTTGGAGAATTACAGAGCTTTGAGTTTTGCTGTTAATGAGAAGCATGAGAAATGTGAAGATAGGATAGAGAGCTGGACTTTTGCGTCTCTGATGTACTCACTCGAACCTCATGGATGTGATGGTCCGTTCTTCCTTCAAGTTCCGCTGATGGTCAATCTTGTGAGAGACAGTGAGGGCAAGCTGTTGACCAAGTTGAGTGTATGGCACAGTGCATCGTCTGAAGGTGCAGCTTGCTCATGGCATTACATGACAGATGTGCAAGTGCAGATTGGAGAAGATGATAAATTTGTAGATATAGAGTTGCCTCATCTCTGTTTGATATGTGTTGTGGCGGAGGGAAGGGTAACAGTAAACCTAATTGTGCTGCCTTTCTTCACAGTTCAACAGGATTGCAATTTGATTGTGTTGAATCTCTTTTTTGAAAGAATGCCTGAG ACAGAGCAGGAGTTTGACAGGCTTATTGAGCGTCACAGGTTGGTAGTGGAAAAGGATGCTGTTCTTGCTCGTCCTCTTTGGTCCCTGACTGTACAGTCACTTGTGCAAGTGAAGTGCACTGTTCCTGACCATCTAGGTCATTGTACAATTTTAAGCAAAGGAAGCATGTCTCTTTGTGAA ACTCTCACTGATAAACAATTGATGGGATTGATTTATGGTGGTTGTGAGCCCAAGCCAAGGGTTTGTGGTCCTCAAGttcaatttgtctttgaaCTTGCTGAACCAGTTGGGCGAGGACGTCCACTTTGTTTGCGTTTGACCTATTGTGACTGTGAGAACATGATGATTGGCAACCACATCATTGTGTTTAATACACAG TTTCCTACCAGTGGGGAAATGCCTTTATGTGCGTCTTGTGGTGTGTCTCCATCTCTTGTCAAACCTACAGGATTACCAGTTTCCTCAGCCTCAGCCATCTGCAAGTCTCATGTGCACGTTGCTCAAAGGGGAACTCACCTGTGTTGTGCATTAGCTGCAATAGACATACCTGATATCATAACTGGAATTGGTGTTTGGGAAAGGCTTGCACAAAACTGGCACTTGACAAGTCTTGACATCTTTAAGATTCGGCGACGTGCAAGGACTCTCTTGCTCAATGAGGAAGAAGTATTTTTCATAGTCCTCATCACTCAATTTCCTGATGTAACCATTGAAGAACTGGTAGCTGTAGCATACAGCGTACAATTAGAAGGTATTGCTGAGCATATCAAACGAAATGCAATACAGGAAGGACAATTTGATG TTGACTTATGCAATCAACTGCAAAGTGAAGCAAAGTGTGTAAGGAAAGAAGGACTGTCTAGTGGTACTTGCTGTCGAAGGGCATTCAGAGTTGATGCATCATGTTCAGCAGATAGATGTTATGGGTCTACAGTTGGTCCACTGCCTCCTACAGTCTCAGATGAGATTGAAAGGCCATCTGATTTTCGTCCACAAGCTGTGGATCACAGGCTGTCACAATGCATTGACCTACCAACCACCAATGTTATTTCACATTTACATGGCAATGATGTCTCTCTTGGCAGTGTGCAGGAGCCAAAGGctggaaaaagaaaaacacGTGAGCATCCTTCAGGAAGTCCACCAGCACAGAAAACAGACCAAGGTAGCAAGGGCATTGTCGTTCCCCTGAAACCAACTAGAAGACCCAGGCTACCTGATCCAAACAGAAGCCACCTTTCTCAATCACGTTTGGGAGACAGAGAACCACAAACTACAAGGCATCCTACTTCAAAGGCATACTTGGAAACACAACCTTCTCTGACGGCAGGCATCAGTCTATCTCATGGGGGCCCATTGTTCATAACTCCATGCACAAGTGTAGATGAACAAGGTGGCATTGAAATGACACCTCTACATCATGGAGAAGCTGGAGATCAAGCAACTGATGGTCAAATGCTTTGTGCTGACGCATTTGGTAATGTGGGCCATTGCTCTACTAGCCGAATTGACACCGATCACCAGTCAGAGGGCAACGATTGTCAACAGCCATCGTTCTCTGATGAAAAGGGAAGCAATAGAATCACTTGGGTGAATCTAGTGCATCCAAGGCTTTCACCAGGACCACCAACCATTGGAGGAGTTCACGTGCAAGACGACAACAGTGATAGTGATGGAAATAGGGAAAGTTTGGAGGAACACCAAATACAACAACCACTACTTGACAGTCCACTTGTTAGAAACAATCCGAATCGGATGTGTGGAAATGAGGGAGAATTAAATGTGCTGAATGATGCCACTGTTGTTAATCCGTGCTTGAGTGTGGTTGTTTCCTCATTGACTACTGACACTGACGAGGAGGACCTCTTGTCATTCAACTGGAATTCTAATGACTGTGGACCACCATGA
- the LOC134179417 gene encoding uncharacterized protein LOC134179417 has translation MDLQFSNGTNGSEMRPNEQPTFKPGPDLDPHDKTFGGVWHDSISLESPLFLILVTAVVIAVLVVCILTLRHWWRKTKAAFKYKPQAKSSKVKDVSINLLKARGRVGESPCLLYPVTVKQREVKQAFSYDFLGKKLDSYFGTCDTWVYASPIYDCMEHGAEGLFELQFRMWATGTKLLLCHNPLSNVDEPCWEFIEDADFVIDEENKLYKVTVTSLCQYCIAAYGEFKEDLVILPFVRRDPNDWKIITCMLYFAREPASIKELVDKIREVNRPIISGEGAVFCPPIQKITVMNSKLVVECTVPVNCLHVHLPWTEKILEVMQFKDLQEHVTGCHLEFEMTLAQEPRPNELPRFQLSFYSCNHKETLLGPIRISCPPCLPLNHLEPISGTPLCYVVATVYQCHPGMFENLWKEIAQSHIWGHVPYDIEIKMRNPLGDKFGMQMLHYLAHLRRNVTVEKLAAAVSYTEYGFLKDVIKKGTIEAGYSFDDKLYEELLDEEKRLGGYRAPSMSETAQSGSSIGPIPSSPNQSIAHAASDSTEFQRRQTLLPSHPVPIFQPLLTEMRNCPTSLPTDILLPTMPVNRQFHYQVSFTTSGEDLNRF, from the exons ATGGATCTTCAGTTCAGCAATGGGACTAACGGAAGTGAGATGAGGCCGAATGAGCAGCCAACGTTCAAGCCAGGCCCAGACCTAGACCCACATGATAAAACTTTCGGGGGAGTTTGGCATGACAGCATCTCATTGGAATCACCTCTATTCTTGATACTTGTTACTGCAGTAGTGATCGCTGTGCTAGTTGTATGTATTTTAACACTGAGACATTGGTGGCGAAAGACGAAGGCCGCTTTCAAGTACAAACCGCAGGCAAAGTCTTCGAAAGTCAAGGACGTCTCCATTAACCTTCTTAAAGCGCGTGGGCGTGTTGGGGAAAGTCCCTGTTTGTTGTACCCAGTTACAGTGAAGCAACGAGAAGTAAAACAAGCGTTTTCCTATGACTTTCTAGGAAAAAAGCTTGATTCGTACTTTGGCACTTGTGATACTTGGGTATATGCATCTCCTATCTATGATTGCATGGAACATGGGGCAGAAGGACTGTTTGAGCTGCAGTTTCGAATGTGGGCAACAGGTACAAAGCTGTTATTGTGTCACAATCCGTTGTCCAACGTAGATGAGCCGTGCTGGGAGTTTATTGAAGATGCTGATTTTGTGATTGATGAAGAGAACAAGCTTTACAAAGTCACCGTGACTTCTTTGTGTCAGTATTGCATTGCTGCTTATGGAGAGTTCAAGGAAGACCTTGTCATTCTGCCGTTTGTGAGACGTGATCCTAACGATTGGAAAATCATAACATGCATGCTATACTTTGCTAGAGAGCCTGCTTCAATAAAGGAG CTTGTGGATAAAATTCGAGAGGTCAATCGTCCTATCATTAGTGGTGAAGGTGCGGTGTTCTGTCCACCAATTCAGAAAATTACTGTAATGAATAGCAAACTCGTTGTGGAGTGCACAGTGCCAGTCAATTGCCTCCACGTACACTTACCATGGACTGAAAAG ATTCTAGAAGTGATGCAGTTTAAAGATCTCCAGGAACATGTGACTGGGTGTCATCTAGAATTTGAAATGACACTTGCGCAAGAGCCAAGACCAAATGAACTGCCAAGATTCCAATTGTCCTTTTACAGCTGCAATCATAAGGAGACTCTTCTAGGACCAATAAGAATAAGTTGTCCACCT TGTTTGCCTCTCAACCATTTAGAACCAATATCAGGCACACCTCTTTGCTATGTTGTTGCCACTGTTTATCAGTGTCATCCAGGAATGTTTGAAAATCTGTGGAAAGAAATTGCCCAAAGTCATATATGGGGCCATGTACCATATGACATAGAAATAAAGATGAGAAATCCACTTGGTGACAAGTTTGGGATGCAAATGCTGCATTACTTGGCTCATCTTCGTCGCAATGTAACAGTTGAGAAATTAGCTGCTGCTGTTAGTTACACAGAATATGGTTTTCTCAAGGATGTCATTAAGAAGGGAACCATAGAAGCGGGATATTCATTTGATG ATAAACTGTACGAGGAACTACTTGATGAAGAGAAACGATTAGGTGGCTACCGGGCTCCTTCAATGAGTGAAACAGCACAGAGTGGCAGCAGCATTGGCCCTATTCCCAGTTCACCTAATCAGTCTATAGCACATGCAGCTAGTGATTCTACAGAGTTCCAGAGACGTCAAACTCTTTTGCCAAGTCATCCTGTGCCTATATTTCAACCTCTTTTAACAGAGATGAGAAATTGCCCCACTAGTCTTCCTACTGACATCTTATTGCCTACTATGCCGGTTAATCGTCAGTTTCATTATCAAGTATCCTTTACCACAAGTGGGGAAGATTTGAATCGGTTTTAG